The sequence below is a genomic window from Nostoc flagelliforme CCNUN1.
TACCCTCTCATAACGGATAAAAATAGCCGTGTAGAAATTATTATTTTAATTCCAGAAGAGGAAGTTCTAGATGATCAATCTCAAGCAGAAGTCTTAGCAGATTTCCGGCAAGCTTGGCACGAAGCCATGACTGGGCAAACTATCCCGGTGGCTCAACTTTGGGAAGGGCTTGAAAATGGCTGAACAGCCTTTCATTCAAGTTGAAGCTTCGCCAACGTTCAACCAAAATTTACGCGCTCTTGCCAAGA
It includes:
- a CDS encoding type II toxin-antitoxin system RelN family antitoxin, whose product is MKAVKVMATINEQGQITLDYPLITDKNSRVEIIILIPEEEVLDDQSQAEVLADFRQAWHEAMTGQTIPVAQLWEGLENG